From a single Brassica napus cultivar Da-Ae chromosome C9, Da-Ae, whole genome shotgun sequence genomic region:
- the LOC111209958 gene encoding transcription factor SRM1-like, translating to MTVEEVSDGSAWSREDDIAFERALANHTDESEEKWEKIAADVPGKSVEQIKEHYELLVEDVGRIESGCVPLPSYRSPPEDAGDDGGSSKRGGNSHDQGSKAKADQERRKGIAWSEDEHRLFLLGLDKYGKGDWRSISRNFVVTRTPTQVASHAQKYFIRLNSMNKDRRRSSIHDITSVGDVDVSTPQGPITGQNNNNNNAGSAAVAGGGNKSAKQPASQPTPGPPMYGTPTIGQPVSGPLVSAVGTPVNLPAPPHMAYGVHSAPVPGSVVPGAPMNMAQMPYTMPRTPTAHR from the exons atgactgtGGAAGAAGTTAGTGATGGTTCTGCGTGGAGTAGGGAAGATGATATTGCGTTCGAGAGAGCTCTTGCTAATCATACAGATGAATCCGAGGAAAAGTGGGAGAAGATTGCTGCTGATGTTCCAGGGAAAAGtgttgagcagattaaagagcATTACGAGCTTTTAGTTGAGGATGTTGGTAGGATTGAATCAGGGTGTGTCCCTCTTCCTTCCTACCGTTCTCCTCCTGAGGATGCTGGTGACGATGGAGGAAGTAGTAAGAGAGGAGGTAACAGTCATGACCAGGGAAGCAAAGCAAAGGCTGATCAAGAACGACGAAAGGGTATTGCCTGGTCCGAGGATGAGCACAG GTTatttcttcttggtttggatAAGTACGGGAAAGGTGATTGGCGTAGCATTTCTCGTAACTTTGTGGTAACAAGAACACCGACCCAAGTAGCGAGCCATGCTCAAAAGTACTTCATTCGTCTAAACTCAATGAACAAAGACAGAAGACGATCAAGCATTCACGACATTACTAGTGTTGGCGACGTAGATGTCTCAACGCCACAAGGACCGATCACTGGtcagaacaacaacaacaacaacgccGGTTCTGCTGCTGTTGCTGGAGGAGGAAACAAATCAGCCAAGCAACCCGCCTCCCAACCAACACCTGGACCTCCTATGTATGGAACACCCACCATAGGTCAACCAGTAAGTGGACCATTGGTCTCAGCAGTTGGAACACCTGTGAACCTCCCAGCTCCGCCTCACATGGCTTATGGAGTCCATTCTGCTCCAGTCCCTGGATCAGTGGTTCCTGGTGCACCTATGAACATGGCTCAGATGCCGTACACCATGCCGAGGACACCAACTGCTCATAGGTAA
- the LOC111209928 gene encoding defensin-like protein 109: MDFTKRILMVFALTIMLGISSVQCRQSLELMPWSGEKFTQCFDSGPCRQGMMKCIEFCTSMGTVNGQCNSENICCCIH; encoded by the exons ATGGATTTCACTAAGAGAATTTTGATGGTGTTTGCTCTAACCATTATGTTGGGTATCTCCTCTGTTCAGTGCCGTCAAAGTCTGGAGCTCATGCCTT GGTCTGGAGAAAAATTTACTCAATGTTTCGACTCAGGCCCATGTCGGCAAGGAATGATGAAATGCATTGAGTTCTGTACCTCAATGGGGACTGTAAACGGACAATGTAATAGTGAAAATATATGCTGTTGCATTCATTAG
- the LOC106419420 gene encoding pentatricopeptide repeat-containing protein At5g08510: MNQIKQLHAHCLKTGLDETKDLLQRLLRVPNLVYARKLFDHHRSPCIFLYNKLIQAYSIHDQPHESISLFNLLSLDGLRPNHHTFNFVFAASASASISSVRTLRVLHSQFIRSGFESDSFCCTALVTGYAKVGALCCARRVFDEMPNRDVPVWNAMITVYKSQGDMKAAMELFDSMPCKNVVSWTSVISGFCQNGNYSKALTMFLCMEKDKSVKPNHITVTSVLPACANLGALEIGRRLERYARENGFFDNIYVSNAMLEMYSKCGMIDVAKRFFHEIGKQRNLCSWNSMISSLATHGKHDQALELYAQMLREGGKPDAVTFVGLLLACVHGGMVVKGKELFKSMEEVHKISPKLEHYGCMINLLARVGKLQEAYDLVRAMPMKPDAVVWGTLLGACSFHGNVEIAEIASEALFKLEPSNPGNCVIMSNIYAANERWDGVLRMRKMMKKETMTKAAGYSYLVDVGVEVHNFTVQDKSHPRSYEIYQVLEEITRRIKPDKSYFDSETMTESVELM; encoded by the exons ATGAATCAGATCAAACAACTCCACGCGCACTGTCTCAAAACTGGCCTAGATGAAACCAAAGATCTCTTACAACGATTACTTCGTGTTCCTAATCTTGTCTACGCCCGAAAACTCTTCGACCATCATCGTAGCCCTTGTATCTTCCTCTACAACAAGCTGATTCAAGCTTACTCCATCCACGACCAGCCCCATGAATCCATCTCCCTCTTCAACCTCCTCTCCTTGGATGGCCTCCGACCAAATCACCACACTTTCAATTTCGTCTTCGCCGCTTCCGCTTCCGCTTCGATATCGTCGGTTCGAACATTGCGAGTGCTTCATTCGCAGTTTATTAGATCTGGGTTCGAGTCTGATTCATTCTGCTGCACTGCTTTAGTCACCGGATACGCAAAGGTAGGAGCTTTGTGTTGTGCGCGCAGagtgttcgacgaaatgcctAACCGAGATGTACCTGTGTGGAACGCGATGATCACGGTTTACAAAAGCCAAGGTGATATGAAGGCGGCGATGGAGCTGTTTGATTCGATGCCTTGTAAGAACGTGGTCTCGTGGACAAGTGTTATCTCTGGGTTTTGTCAGAATGGGAATTACTCAAAAGCTTTAACCATGTTTTTGTGTATGGAGAAAGATAAATCTGTGAAACCGAATCATATTACTGTAACTAGTGTTCTCCCCGCTTGTGCGAATCTAGGAGCGTTGGAGATTGGGAGAAGGTTAGAGAGATACGCTAGAGAGAACGGGTTCTTTGATAACATTTACGTTAGTAATGCTATGCTAGAGATGTACTCAAAATGTGGAATGATAGATGTAGCTAAACGGTTCTTCCATGAGATCGGCAAGCAGAGAAATTTGTGCTCATGGAACTCCATGATCAGTAGTCTAGCTACTCACGGGAAACACGACCAAGCTCTAGAGCTTTATGCCCAAATGTTG CGAGAAGGAGGGAAACCTGATGCAGTGACGTTTGTTGGGTTGCTGCTAGCTTGTGTTCATGGTGGGATGGTGGTGAAGGGCAAAGAACTGTTCAAGTCCATGGAAGAAGTTCACAAGATTTCCCCAAAGCTAGAGCACTACGGATGCATGATCAATCTCTTGGCGCGTGTTGGGAAGCTGCAAGAAGCCTACGATCTCGTCAGAGCAATGCCGATGAAGCCAGATGCTGTCGTTTGGGGAACCCTTTTGGGCGCTTGTAGTTTCCACGGCAACGTTGAGATAGCAGAGATAGCAAGCGAGGCGCTGTTCAAGCTTGAACCTTCCAATCCAGGTAACTGCGTGATCATGTCAAATATCTACGCCGCGAATGAGAGGTGGGATGGGGTtttgaggatgaggaagatgatgaagaaggaaaCGATGACAAAGGCTGCTGGGTATAGCTATCTTGTGGATGTAGGAGTTGAAGTTCATAACTTTACTGTGCAAGACAAATCACACCCAAGATCTTATGAGATCTATCAGGTTCTTGAGGAGATCACCAGGAGAATAAAACCAGACAAGAGTTACTTTGACTCGGAAACAATGACCGAGTCTGTTGAACTGATGTGA